The Primulina eburnea isolate SZY01 chromosome 6, ASM2296580v1, whole genome shotgun sequence genome contains a region encoding:
- the LOC140834361 gene encoding eukaryotic initiation factor 4A-2 produces the protein MAGTAPEGSQFDARQYDTKMNELLGADGEEFFTSYDEVYDSFDSMGLQENLLRGIYAYGFEKPSAIQQRGIVPFCKGLDVIQQAQSGTGKTATFCSGILQQLDYNIVECQALVLAPTRELAQQIEKVMRALGDYLGVKVHACVGGTSVREDQRILSSGVHVVVGTPGRVFDMLRRQSLRPDYIKMFVLDEADEMLSRGFKDQIYDIFQLLPPKIQVGVFSATMPPEALEITRKFMNKPVRILVKRDELTLEGIKQFYVNVDKDEWKLETLCDLYETLAITQSVIFVNTRRKVDWLTDKMRSRDHTVSATHGDMDQNTRDIIMREFRSGSSRVLITTDLLARGIDVQQVSLVINYDLPTQPENYLHRIGRSGRFGRKGVAINFVTRDDERMLFDIQKFYNVVIEELPANVADLL, from the exons ATGGCTGGAACGGCACCTGAAGGTTCTCAATTTGATGCTCGCCAGTATGATACAAAAATGAATGAGTT GCTTGGAGCTGATGGAGAGGAATTTTTCACCAGTTATGATGAGGTGTATGACAGCTTTGATTCTATGGGCTTGCAGGAAAATCTTCTTAGGGGCATCTATGCTTATG GTTTTGAGAAGCCCTCTGCTATTCAACAAAGAGGTATTGTTCCCTTTTGCAAGGGGCTTGACGTGATTCAACAGGCTCAATCTGGAACTGGAAAGACTGCAACCTTCTGCTCTGGAATTTTGCAGCAGTTAGACTATAATATAGTAGAATGCCAGGCCTTGGTTCTGGCACCTACCCGTGAGCTTGCTCAGCAAATTGAGAAGGTCATGCGAGCGCTAGGTGATTATCTTGGTGTTAAGGTTCATGCTTGTGTTGGAGGTACCAGCGTTCGTGAAGATCAGAGAATTCTTTCTAGTGGGGTTCATGTCGTGGTTGGTACTCCTGGACGAGTTTTCGACATGTTGAGAAGGCAGTCACTACGGCCTGATTACATTAAAATGTTTGTTTTGGATGAAGCTGATGAAATGCTTTCACGAGGTTTTAAGGATCAG ATATATGATATCTTCCAGTTGCTGCCACCTAAGATCCAAGTTGGCGTATTCTCGGCTACTATGCCACCAGAAGCTCTTGAAATAACAAGAAAGTTCATGAATAAGCCCGTACGTATTCTTGTCAAACGTGACGAGTTAACCCTTGAGGGTATAAAGCAGTTTTATGTTAATGTTGACAAGGATGAGTGGAAACTGGAAACACTCTGTGACCTTTACGAGACTTTGGCCATCACTCAGAGTGTCATCTTTGTCAACACCAGGCGTAAGGTTGACTGGCTTACTGACAAAATGCGCAGTCGTGATCATACTGTATCTGCTACCCATGGTGACATGGACCAGAACACTAGAGATATCATCATGAGAGAATTCAGGTCAGGTTCATCTCGTGTTCTTATCACCACCGATCTCTTGGCTCGTGGTATTGATGTGCAGCAAGTGTCTCTCGTTATCAACTATGATTTGCCGACTCAGCCTGAGAATTACCTGCATCGTATTGGCCGAAGCGGAAGATTTGGGAGGAAGGGTGTTGCTATTAACTTTGTCACTAGAGATGATGAAAGAATGCTTTTCGATATACAGAAGTTCTACAATGTTGTGATCGAGGAGCTTCCCGCCAATGTCGCTGATCTCCTCTAA
- the LOC140835488 gene encoding glutamyl-tRNA(Gln) amidotransferase subunit C, chloroplastic/mitochondrial-like: protein SCCDLCCCHQSLSNLRKSSFSRVLVQNKRFYAAKSSLELPDVQRLAETARISLTPQQVEEFEPKILASGGMVSSFLSTHKFGQLQAVDLESIEPALRADTEGDNLRNDAPEIFDNRDAIIAAVPTFEDSYIKVPKV from the exons TCCTGCTGCGATCTTTGCTGCTGCCACCAGTCCCTTTCCAATCTAAGGAAAAGCTCATTTTCCAGGGTGTTAGTGCAAAATAAGCGATTTTATGCGGCAAAATCGAGTCTCGAGCTGCCGGACGTTCAGCGCTTAGCTGAAACAGCTCGTATTTCCCTTACGCCCCAGCAA GTTGAAGAATTTGAACCCAAAATTCTAGCAAGTGGTGGAATGGTATCCTCTTTTCTCTCTACACACAA GTTTGGGCAACTTCAGGCTGTTGACCTTGAGAGTATTGAACCGGCCTTGAGAGCAG ATACTGAAGGTGACAATTTACGAAATGATGCTCCTGAAATATTTGATAATAG GGATGCTATAATAGCTGCTGTACCAACATTCGAAGATTCTTATATCAAAGTTCCTAAAGTCTGA